The genomic DNA CCCACGCGCTGTCGTTGCCCGCCGGAGAATTCGTGCGGATACCGATTCCGCCACGCCCCGGGCAATCCGACCTTTTCGAGAAGCTCCACCACCCGCGAATCGAGTTCCGCTCCTCTCGCAACGCGATGCACATGAAGCGGCTCGGCGATGATGTCGCGAATCGTCATGCGGGGATTCAACGAGCTCATCGGATCCTGGAAGATCATCTGCAGGGAGCGCCGGGCGGTCCGCAGCTCCGAGCGAGGGAGCGCTGCCAGATCCTCCCCATCGAAGAGGACCCTTCCCGCCGTGGGCTCCTCCAGGCGCAATAACGTCCGACCCACCGTGGTTTTTCCGCAGCCAGATTCGCCGACCAGGCCGAGCGTTTCGCCGGGTTCGATCTTGAAGGAAACGTCATCGACGGCCCGCACGCGGGCGACCTCCCGAGAGAAGACCCCTGCGGTGACCGGGTAGTGCTTGACCAGGCCTTCCACCTGGAGAAGAGGTGTGCCCACGTCCGATGCCTGGCTACTCATGCCCCGCGCCCATCCCCATTGGCCACCCAACAGGCCACCCGATGCTCCGGCTCGCCCTCGAGCGCCGGCTCGTCCTCGGCGCAGCGCGGAAGAGCAACCGGGCAACGGGGATGGAATCGGCAGCCGCTCGGCATGCTCCGGGCGTCCGGCACATTCCCCTCGATGGGGTGCAGACGATCCCCCGCTCCGTCCAGATGCGGGAGGGCACCTAGCAATCCCACCGTGTAGGGATGTCGCGGCCCTGCAAAGAGCTCTTGCACGCCTGCCTGCTCCACGACCTTGCCTGCATACATCACGACCACCCGCTGTGCGGTCTCGGCGACCACACCCAGATCATGGGTGATCAGCAGGACGGCCATCCCGAACTCTTCCTGGAGCCGACTCAGGAGATCGAGAATCTGCGCCTGGATCGTCACATCGAGGGCCGTCGTCGGCTCGTCCGCGATCAAGAGCTTCGGATTGCAGGCAAGGGACATCGCAATCATGACGCGTTGGCGCATGCCGCCGGACATCTGGTGGGCGTAGTCATCGATGCGCCGCTCGGGGCTGGGAATGCCGACCCTCTGGAGCATCTCGATGGCTCGCGTGCGCGCCGGGCCCGCCGCAAGCTTCTGGTGGAGCTGGATGACCTCGACGATCTGCTCTCCCACCGTAAAGACGGGGTTCAAGCTCGTCATCGGTTCCTGGAAGATCATCGCGATGTCGTTGCCGCGGACCTCTCGCATGCGATCGTCGCCGACCTGGAGGAGATCCTCGCCTTCGAAGCGGATCTCGCCGCCGGCGTAATCACCCGGCGGGACTGCGACGAGGCGCAAGATGGAGAGCGCCGTCACCGATTTCCCGCAGCCGGATTCGCCCACCACGGCCAGGGTTTCGCCACGCTCCACGTCGTAGCTCACACCGTCGACGGCACGCACCAGGCCATCATCCGTGCGGAAGTAGGTCTTCAGATCATCGATTTCGAGGAGCGCCATCGTCAGGTCCGAAGCTTCGGATCGAGGGCGTCGCGCAGCCCCTCTCCGACCAGGTTGAAGACACTCACCACGAAGAAGATCGCGAGCCCGGGCGCGAGGATCAGCCACAGCTTCATTTCGAGTCGCCCGGCGTTCAAGGTCCCCCCCCAGCTCGGCACGGAGAGATCGCCGAGGCCGAGGAACGCCAGACCCGATTCCGTGAGGATCGCCGAAGCGACCCCGAAGGTCGCAGAGACGAGCACCGGCCCCATCGCATTCGGCAGGATGTGGCGGAAGATCACGCGCCAACGCGGAAGCCCGAGGGCCCGGGCCGCCAGGGTGTATTCGAGCTCCCGTTGTTGGAGGAATTCCGCGCGGACGAGACGCGCGACACCCGTCCAACTCGTGATCCCGATGATCACCATCACGTGAAAGATCGAGCGATCCTGCACCAGCGCGACCAGGGTGAGGATCAGGAAGAAGCTCGGGATACAGATCATCACCTCGACCAGGCGGGAGACCACCACGTCCACCCAACCCCCGAAGTAACCCGCCAACGCGCCCAACACGACTCCGATCAGGACGTAGATGGCGACCGCCACGACACCGATCGTCAGCGAGATGCGCGTTCCGTAGAGCATCCGCACGAGAACGTCCCGGCCCTCCAGATCCGTGCCGAGCCAGAAGGTACGCCCAGGTGCTTGAACGCTGCGCTCCGGGTTCGTCTCCCGGTAGTGGATGCGGCGCGGCGGGAAGACCGCTGTCACGGATTGGCCCGCAGCCAGCAACTCGGATTCCTGGCCGCGATAGTCGACGATCGGTGCTTCCCGGTGGAACGGGTTCGAAACGCCGAGCCAACTCACGGGTACGACGACGAGGGTCGCGAGCATGTGGAAGGCCACCAGAGCGCTCGCCGCGCGCAGGCCCAGCCCGCCCTTCCGCCGCTTCCAGAGGACGTAGCCCACATACAGCGGGGAGAGCACCAGCAAGAGATTGAAGAAGATATCGACGCCGTTCTCGAATTGGAGCCGATTGAAGAGCGCAGCGAAGAAGGGGAAGCCTGTCTCGTCCGCCGTATGCCAGAACAAAGGCTGGTCCAGGGCGAGAAGCGGGGCGCCGGTCGCGAAGACGAAGAGCCCCACCGCACACCAGAGCCCCCAAACCGCAGGCCGGTTCTTCTTGAACTGGCCACGAACGACACCCCAGTAGCTGAGGCGATCGGCGTCCGACTCTCGCGTTGCGCTCATTGGTAACGAATCCGCGGATCCACCAACGCGTAGCCGAGATCCGAGAGCAGGATGCCGAACAACACCAACAGCGTGGAGATCAGCTGCACGGACATGATCACGTTGTAGTCACGCTGATAAATCGATTCGATCAGCCAGCGCCCCATGCCCGGAATGTCGAAGATGACCTCGACGATCACGGAGCCCCCGAGAATGGCGGGCAGGAGCCCAGCGAGGAGCGTGATCACCGGCAGGAGACCATTCCTCACGGCGTGGGTGAAGATCACCTGACGCTCGGGCAAACCCTTTGCGCGTGCGGTCCGCACGTAATCCGAATGGATCACCCCGAGAAGCCCGGTTCGCATGTAGCGCGAAAGCGCCGCGAAGCTGCCGTAGGTCATGCACACGACCGGCAACACCAGGTGCCAGGCGATATCGCCGATCTGCGCCAGGCTCGTCATGTCCTCGGCCCCCGGCGAGCGCCAACCCCCGATCGGAAACCAACGCATCCATGGAATGGTCGAACCTTCCGAGAACCAGAAGAGCAGCAGCGTGCCGACGAAGAAACTCGGCAAGGAGTAGAGCATGAACAAGGTGACCGTGGTCGAACGATCGCCGAACGAATCCTTGTGGACCGCGGAGTGGATCCCGATCGGAATCGAAACGAGGTAGCCGAGCAGGAGCGAGGTGAGAGAGAGGGAGAGGGAGTAGCGGAGCTTCTCCAGCAGGGTCGCGAGCACGGGTTCTCGCGTGACCAGGGAGACACCGAAATCGAGACGCAACAGGTTCCCCCAGTAGCGGGCGAATCGGGTCTCGAGGAAGAAGATCTGCGCACGCTCACCCGCATCGTGCTGGTAGCGCCCGGCAACCTCCTCGAACCATGCGGACCAGGCGACGACCACCTCGCGCTTTTCTTCTTCGGGAGCGTCGAGCGGGTAGCGCAAGCTCCGAAGGCGGTCGTTCTCCGCCTTGCGTCGCTGGTTCTCCGCCCGCAGCTCGGCTGTGGGGTTCCTCGCGAACGGATCCACGAGGGGCTGGCGAGCAGCGAGCCGCAAGCCGTAGACCGCGAGATCGCGAATCAGCAGGTCCGGCGGCGCCTGCATGATCGCCACCAGATGCGGAACCGCCCAGCGGCCCCAGTCCTCGATCTGTTCCTGCGCCCTCAGGCGATCGGCCGATGTCGCAGCGTCGCGCCCAGCCATGGCGAGAAGCACGCTTTCGACCTCGGCCTGCTCCAGCCAGATGTAGGTGTTGAAGAGCACCGGCCGATCGAGGCCGAACTGCTCCCGAAAGATCCGATGGGACTCCTGGGTATCGGCGCCGCGCACGCTTGCGGCCAGGTCGGAGGCCAACTGCGTCCCACCGGGATGCCCGGGGGCCAGGTTCATGACGACGAAGACCACCAGGGAGATTCCGAAGAAGGTCGGGATCATCAGCAACAGCCGCTTCGCGATGTAGCTGCGCAAAGGGGCTCAGCCTCCGGGCGCGACCCACCAGGCGCCCGGGCGCACCAGCGGTCGGACCTTGGGGAAGACCACACGCCTCACTTCATCCCACCAGGTGTAGTAGCGCTCTCGTACATAGAAGAAGCTGTAGGGTTGCTCTTCGTGAACGATGCGATGGAAGCGCCGCGCCAGAGCCACACGCTCCTCGGTGTCGAAACTCTCGCGCAATGCCTCGATGATCTCATCGGCCTCCGGATTGCGGAAGCCGATCATGTTCGAAGCCTTGGGAAGATCCGCCTGACTCGAATGCCAGATCTGGTAGAGATCCACGTCCCAGCCCATGGCCCAGCCACCGGTGAAGGCGTCGAAGTCCCGATCCTCCATGCGCTTCTGCATCAGGCTCCACTCGGCCTTGTCGATCTTCATGCGCACGCCGACCTTCAGGAGATCTTCCTTGAGGACGTTGGCCACCGAGTCCATCTCCTGGGAGGAAGCGTAGATCAGGAGCGTGAACTCGAAGGGCTTGCGCACGCCATCCCCCTCGAGATCCCGATCGACCAGCCCGTCCCCATCGGTATCCGTCCAGTCCGCCTCCGCGAGGAGCTCGCGCGCACGCTCAAGATCGAAGGGCCAGGGCCGAATCGACGGATCCGCATAGGGTGAGCCCGTCAGGTACGGCCCGGCCGCCACTTCCCCGAGACCGACGAAGACGTTCTCGACCAGCCGTTGACGATCGAACGCATGGGTCATCGCCTTGCGCACCTTGGCGTCCGCGAAGAGCGGCTTGTCGGCATTCCAGCCGATGTAGAAATAGCTTGGCGTCGAACGGCGGTCGTTTGCCATGTCGGGGCCGACGAAGGGATTGTCTTTCGGACGCGGAAGGCTCGGATCGTCCATCCAGGGTTTGATGTTGTCCCGATACTCGGAAGGACGAAGCGAACCGAAATCGTGTTGATGCGAGCGGAGTTTCAGGAACTTCACGTTCTGATCCGCAACGATCTCCATGACGATCCGCCGGATGGCCGGCAACTCCCCGTGGTAGTCCTCGTTGCGTTCCAGCACGATCCGCTCACCGGGCTCATAGGAGGCGAAACGATACGGGCCCGACCCGACGATGCCCTTGTGGTTGTACCAATGCTGATTCAAGTTCAGCCCGAGGGTTTCATCGGCAAAGCGGTTGCCGTCCTCGTCGTAGGCGTAGAGGAATTCGGGGACCGGCCCGAGCCCGAGGGTCGACGCCAACGCCGTGTAGATCTTCTTCGACCAGCGGATCTCGAGGGTGTAGTCGTCGATGACTTCCCAACTCTCGAGATCCGCGTAGTAGCTCTTGACGAAGCCGTTCTGGACCTGGGGGTCCTTGATCATGCGCAGTTGGAAGGCGATATCGTGCGCCGTCACCTCGTGGGGAACGTCGAGCCAGGCGTAGCGGGGATCGGTCAGATCGATGCCGCCCGGGCGATGCCATTGAATGTCCTTCTTGAGGTAGAAGGTGAACGTCCGCCCGTCGTCGGTGACCTCGACACGCTCGGCGAGTTCGCCGTGCCAATGGTCCGGGTTCGTGAAGGACGATCGGCTTGCAAGCCCTTCGGATACGAGCGACTCGATGAACGAGAGATCCGCTGCGTTCTCGACCAGGCTGTTGAAGCCCTTCGGATCGCTTGGCGAGAAATAGAGCGTGATCTCGCCATCGGTGTTCTCGGCGTTCGTCGGGACGACGTCGAAATCCTGGGGCTGGAGGAAATTCGGCAGCTCTGGATGCCGAAAGACGCGGGCTGATCCCGGTCCATCGCCGCGGCCGGCGCCGAGGCCCGAGAGATCGCCTGCCCCGATTGCACGCGTGAGCTTGCGCAGCTCGCCGCGCAGGCGGTCGGTGCTCTCCGCCACCTCCCTGAACTGGGCCGATTGTCGAATCGCCCGCTCTTCCTGGTTGTTCTGCTGGAGCACGAGCACGAGCAGCAAGCCGGTGTTCACGACCAGCACAGCGGCCAGCAGCGCCTGGAACCATCCCCCCTGTTTCATCTCACCCCCCCGGCGAGGATACAAGCTGGAGACGGAAGAGCCCCTCGGGCAGCTCCGGATCGAGCTCGACCTGTCGGAAATTCACCTCGGCCCGGAGACCCCGGTTTCCGAAATCCAACGTCACCTGATGGGCGAAGAATCCTCCGCCCGCCGGGCGATGATCCGCGTAGGATGCCAAGACCCGTTCCATGCCCGAAGCATCCTCCAGACGCAGCGCCTGTAGCTGGCCTTCGGCATTGAGAATCGCGCTCAGGTGTTCCCCTTCCGGCCCCGGCCACGTGAGCGCGAGCCGGCCATCGCCGCCGCGCACCGCCGATTGCAGCTCATCCACCGGAGCTGGAAGAGCTCCGAGCAACAGGGCTACGAGTTCCGCAGGCGTGAGCGGCACGCCCCCCACCTCGGCAAGGAGCCCCGGGTGAACGAGGCCGCTTTCCACCCTTGCCGTCTCGGCTCGGTAGAGGTCGAAGCGCTCCCCGTCCGTCGCGAGAACGGCGATCCGTTGCCCGGCCAGACCCATGACTTCCATTCGAACGTGGGCGGGGCGCTCGAGCACGACCAGATGGCGGGCAAAGCTCGCGCCGCGAACTCCCTCCAATGTGATTCTCGCGCTTCCACGCAAACTCTGATGCGTTCTGGCTTGCACGAGAAAATCCGCGAGCGCCGCTTGAACGTCGGGCGACGCGGGATCGAGCGTCTCGCCCACCGAAACAGGCGCCGTGCGACAGCCCACGATCAACACGAGAGCGACGGCCAGGGCCCGAACGAGGCTCAATGCCGTTCGAGCTCCTCACGCAGACGTTCGAGCTTCTCGGAGAGGTTCGGCTGTTCGTTGTGCCGGGGCCCCAGGCGCACGGCCTCCTCGTAGCGTAGGAGTGCCTCGCCCCGGTCTCCCTCCAGCAGGAACACATCGCCCAGGTGTTCGGAAATCACGGGA from bacterium includes the following:
- a CDS encoding ABC transporter ATP-binding protein, which gives rise to MALLEIDDLKTYFRTDDGLVRAVDGVSYDVERGETLAVVGESGCGKSVTALSILRLVAVPPGDYAGGEIRFEGEDLLQVGDDRMREVRGNDIAMIFQEPMTSLNPVFTVGEQIVEVIQLHQKLAAGPARTRAIEMLQRVGIPSPERRIDDYAHQMSGGMRQRVMIAMSLACNPKLLIADEPTTALDVTIQAQILDLLSRLQEEFGMAVLLITHDLGVVAETAQRVVVMYAGKVVEQAGVQELFAGPRHPYTVGLLGALPHLDGAGDRLHPIEGNVPDARSMPSGCRFHPRCPVALPRCAEDEPALEGEPEHRVACWVANGDGRGA
- a CDS encoding ABC transporter permease — encoded protein: MSATRESDADRLSYWGVVRGQFKKNRPAVWGLWCAVGLFVFATGAPLLALDQPLFWHTADETGFPFFAALFNRLQFENGVDIFFNLLLVLSPLYVGYVLWKRRKGGLGLRAASALVAFHMLATLVVVPVSWLGVSNPFHREAPIVDYRGQESELLAAGQSVTAVFPPRRIHYRETNPERSVQAPGRTFWLGTDLEGRDVLVRMLYGTRISLTIGVVAVAIYVLIGVVLGALAGYFGGWVDVVVSRLVEVMICIPSFFLILTLVALVQDRSIFHVMVIIGITSWTGVARLVRAEFLQQRELEYTLAARALGLPRWRVIFRHILPNAMGPVLVSATFGVASAILTESGLAFLGLGDLSVPSWGGTLNAGRLEMKLWLILAPGLAIFFVVSVFNLVGEGLRDALDPKLRT
- a CDS encoding ABC transporter permease, which translates into the protein MRSYIAKRLLLMIPTFFGISLVVFVVMNLAPGHPGGTQLASDLAASVRGADTQESHRIFREQFGLDRPVLFNTYIWLEQAEVESVLLAMAGRDAATSADRLRAQEQIEDWGRWAVPHLVAIMQAPPDLLIRDLAVYGLRLAARQPLVDPFARNPTAELRAENQRRKAENDRLRSLRYPLDAPEEEKREVVVAWSAWFEEVAGRYQHDAGERAQIFFLETRFARYWGNLLRLDFGVSLVTREPVLATLLEKLRYSLSLSLTSLLLGYLVSIPIGIHSAVHKDSFGDRSTTVTLFMLYSLPSFFVGTLLLFWFSEGSTIPWMRWFPIGGWRSPGAEDMTSLAQIGDIAWHLVLPVVCMTYGSFAALSRYMRTGLLGVIHSDYVRTARAKGLPERQVIFTHAVRNGLLPVITLLAGLLPAILGGSVIVEVIFDIPGMGRWLIESIYQRDYNVIMSVQLISTLLVLFGILLSDLGYALVDPRIRYQ
- a CDS encoding DUF4292 domain-containing protein translates to MSLVRALAVALVLIVGCRTAPVSVGETLDPASPDVQAALADFLVQARTHQSLRGSARITLEGVRGASFARHLVVLERPAHVRMEVMGLAGQRIAVLATDGERFDLYRAETARVESGLVHPGLLAEVGGVPLTPAELVALLLGALPAPVDELQSAVRGGDGRLALTWPGPEGEHLSAILNAEGQLQALRLEDASGMERVLASYADHRPAGGGFFAHQVTLDFGNRGLRAEVNFRQVELDPELPEGLFRLQLVSSPGG